Within Kaistia algarum, the genomic segment AACTGGCCGGCCGCATACGACCTATCGTTTTCGGACGATGGTCGCCTGCTCGTTTGTGTCGGCCAGAACGTGGTCGTGATCGATCTCGCGGCACGTCGGCGCTTGGCAACCGCCAAGCCAATGCCGAACCTATCCTACGCTGCCTTCTCGCCGAACGGGGCAGCGTTGGCGGTGAAGTCCACCGGCGGCAGGATCTTGGTCATCGACACCTTTACGGGTGAGATACTGCGCGACCACAAGAACCAGAAGGATGGCGAAGGAAGCAATGTTTGCTTTTCCTCAAGCGGGGACAAACTAGTAGACGGGTCTTGGGACGGCACCCTTACGATCAGGCGTGCGAGCGACAACGCGATCCTAGGACAGGAACATCTTCCCGGGGAGATGATCGAGAAGATCACACACGACCAGAACCGCCGCGTCTGGCGCGTACAACACTCGATCAAGATCCCGCCAGAAGAGAACACCATGTTGCCCGGCTACGTCTCGCTTCGCCATTGGCCCTTCTCGCCGGAGACGACACGAATTTTTTCCTTCGGGTGGCTCATGCAGTCGGCCGCCTTGTCGCCGGATGGGACCCAAATCGGTCTGTTGCAGGCGTTTGATCAACGACGGCTGCATATAGCCCGCGCGTCCGATGGCCAGATTATCACAAGCAGCATTCCGCTCGGAGCAGGCAGTTGGAGGGGCGAGTTGGTGTGGTCCGGCGATGGACGGTACATTGGCACGTTCTCATCCGGCATGTTCGAATTCTTCAGGGCGAGTGACCTCGTCTTGATCGGGCGCAGACCGGTTCAGTACGCGTCGAGCCTTGCATTCCTACCGGGAGGGGAAAGATTAGCGCTCGGCAGTTGGAAGACCACCAAGATTTTGAAGCTATCCGATGTCCTGACCGACGATCCGCAGCCCTAGGGAGGCCTCTGCCTTATCTGGCTCTGGCGCCGTCTTGTGGCACGCTCGGATGGAGCTGCGTCATACCGGGCCAGGTGACCGGGCTCCATGGAGCGGTGGCGCGTCCTGTGGAGGCTCCCGGCGAC encodes:
- a CDS encoding WD40 repeat domain-containing protein, which gives rise to MNWPAAYDLSFSDDGRLLVCVGQNVVVIDLAARRRLATAKPMPNLSYAAFSPNGAALAVKSTGGRILVIDTFTGEILRDHKNQKDGEGSNVCFSSSGDKLVDGSWDGTLTIRRASDNAILGQEHLPGEMIEKITHDQNRRVWRVQHSIKIPPEENTMLPGYVSLRHWPFSPETTRIFSFGWLMQSAALSPDGTQIGLLQAFDQRRLHIARASDGQIITSSIPLGAGSWRGELVWSGDGRYIGTFSSGMFEFFRASDLVLIGRRPVQYASSLAFLPGGERLALGSWKTTKILKLSDVLTDDPQP